One Chthoniobacterales bacterium genomic region harbors:
- a CDS encoding DUF3142 domain-containing protein: MTRTCLQNCCLTLLLLSLGSAAAFGFDTEYWAWQRNEPASAQELAELEAQGVRAIHWQIGELVQSGADWRWRARFDLPPNVAGLRFVPVVRLESQERNPFTAQANESLFSALTAATRGADELQIDYDAPDRLLRDYAATLRQLHKLVPRVTITALPHWAHSSGAGEFRGAADELLVMLYDFEPDPKGGPPLPLIVPDKIDRYLSEWNEVQIPWRVGLPVFARMTVFDPDGKSRGHVRNWNWDDVCFSSALEVVAPTNLGVTTLRAKRDTRVDNAVVRAGQLVTARLPDRAALSRAVSAAQKTNARGVVYFRFPDSTDPSGWSLRQLGHLDAAPQLSVHVNPETSQIELLNNSDADLVFSATAGERGYVLQIEAPAPVFRDAGEGEFWRVTGEADGRAAPIQLATRLTFWFSHLRARQALRTGPIRLAPAANFSQAQWRILNFASQSQWQQVTP; this comes from the coding sequence GTGACTCGGACTTGCCTTCAGAATTGCTGCCTCACGCTGTTACTCCTGAGTCTCGGCAGCGCGGCGGCTTTCGGGTTCGACACGGAGTATTGGGCGTGGCAGCGGAACGAGCCAGCAAGCGCGCAAGAGTTGGCGGAACTCGAGGCCCAAGGTGTGCGCGCGATCCACTGGCAAATCGGTGAGCTGGTCCAGAGCGGCGCGGACTGGCGGTGGCGCGCGCGCTTTGATCTGCCGCCGAACGTCGCCGGACTGCGCTTCGTTCCGGTCGTGCGCCTGGAATCGCAGGAGCGCAACCCATTTACCGCGCAAGCCAACGAGTCTCTTTTCTCGGCCCTGACGGCCGCAACCAGGGGCGCCGATGAATTGCAGATCGATTACGATGCGCCCGATCGATTGCTTCGCGATTACGCGGCGACTCTGAGACAGCTTCACAAGCTCGTGCCGCGGGTGACGATCACGGCCCTGCCGCACTGGGCGCACAGCTCCGGCGCCGGCGAGTTCCGCGGCGCCGCGGACGAGCTGCTCGTGATGCTCTACGATTTCGAACCCGATCCGAAGGGAGGACCGCCGTTGCCGTTAATTGTGCCGGACAAAATCGATCGATATTTGTCGGAGTGGAATGAGGTCCAAATTCCATGGCGTGTCGGCCTGCCGGTATTCGCACGCATGACGGTGTTTGATCCCGACGGCAAGTCGCGCGGTCACGTTCGCAACTGGAACTGGGACGATGTCTGTTTCAGCAGCGCCCTCGAGGTTGTCGCGCCGACCAACCTCGGCGTGACCACGCTGCGGGCGAAACGCGATACTCGCGTGGACAACGCGGTGGTTCGCGCCGGGCAGTTGGTCACGGCGCGGTTGCCCGATCGGGCCGCGCTCTCGCGTGCCGTGTCGGCAGCGCAGAAAACGAACGCGCGCGGCGTGGTTTACTTCAGATTTCCCGATTCGACCGACCCGAGCGGCTGGTCGTTGCGCCAGCTTGGACATCTCGACGCCGCGCCGCAGTTGTCAGTCCATGTAAATCCGGAGACGTCCCAAATCGAGCTGCTGAATAACAGCGACGCCGATCTCGTGTTTTCCGCTACCGCCGGCGAACGCGGCTACGTCCTGCAAATCGAAGCGCCAGCTCCGGTTTTTCGCGATGCCGGCGAGGGCGAATTCTGGCGGGTAACCGGCGAAGCCGATGGACGGGCGGCGCCGATTCAATTGGCCACGCGGCTGACGTTTTGGTTCAGTCACCTGCGGGCCCGCCAGGCGCTGCGGACCGGACCGATTCGGCTCGCACCGGCGGCGAACTTTTCGCAAGCTCAATGGCGCATCCTCAATTTCGCTTCGCAATCGCAATGGCAACAAGTGACACCATGA
- a CDS encoding alpha/beta hydrolase, which yields MKKFLRALVFITMTSPHINLDAKTLTWSELGGMPLPAAGERITYGNGPQQFGELRVPSGPGPFPVMIVIHGGCWQNEFDYVYMTRLAEWLTEHGVATWTIEYRRLGDAGGGWPGTFLDVADGTDALRGMAEKAHLDLKRVFATGHSAGGHLALWLASRGKLPKSSELYRENPVAIQGVLGLAAITNLEKYRIGPPNSCHSSVEPLLGGGPDKVSSRYAETSPSQRLPIGVRQIFIQGEKDPIVEAASVREYVEAAKKAGDHAEILPLAEAGHFEACVPLPQTASVFEDALRRLMSP from the coding sequence ATGAAAAAATTTCTCCGGGCTTTGGTATTTATCACCATGACCTCGCCACACATTAACCTCGACGCCAAGACCCTGACCTGGTCCGAGCTCGGCGGAATGCCGCTGCCGGCGGCCGGGGAACGCATCACTTACGGCAATGGACCGCAGCAATTTGGCGAGCTCCGCGTTCCGAGTGGTCCGGGTCCGTTTCCAGTGATGATTGTGATTCACGGCGGCTGCTGGCAGAATGAGTTCGATTACGTTTACATGACGCGGCTCGCCGAATGGTTGACCGAACACGGCGTCGCGACCTGGACGATCGAGTATCGGCGCCTGGGCGACGCCGGTGGCGGGTGGCCCGGCACTTTTCTCGACGTCGCTGACGGGACCGACGCGCTTCGCGGAATGGCCGAGAAAGCGCACCTCGACCTGAAACGAGTTTTCGCAACCGGACATTCAGCCGGCGGCCACCTGGCCCTTTGGCTGGCGAGCCGGGGAAAGCTTCCGAAATCCAGCGAGCTTTACCGTGAAAATCCTGTCGCGATCCAGGGCGTCCTCGGACTCGCCGCGATAACCAACCTGGAAAAATATCGGATCGGCCCGCCAAACAGTTGTCACTCTTCCGTCGAACCTTTGCTTGGCGGCGGGCCGGATAAGGTTTCGTCGCGTTACGCCGAGACCTCTCCGAGCCAGCGGCTGCCGATCGGCGTTCGCCAAATCTTCATCCAGGGCGAAAAAGATCCGATCGTCGAGGCGGCGTCCGTCCGCGAATACGTCGAAGCCGCGAAGAAGGCGGGCGATCACGCAGAGATTTTGCCGCTGGCTGAGGCGGGCCATTTCGAAGCCTGCGTGCCGTTGCCGCAAACGGCATCGGTTTTCGAGGATGCGTTGCGAAGGCTGATGAGTCCGTAG